A single window of Watersipora subatra chromosome 9, tzWatSuba1.1, whole genome shotgun sequence DNA harbors:
- the LOC137403962 gene encoding uncharacterized protein, with translation MDWGGSEESTRLEVVNIYRPARVVAVVCCFIVTLMMIVSICPNDWVHTRETASSANVQREGLFRICSFWYNGERTEKIDCINQDKSYMKGVAALIIIGWILMLAAASLLLYAMLSHLDELKLILYKVALMLAAITGVLLLIALITFPVMVSQALQNTVTQSDWSVGWAYMLGWASLLVIALVVILLSFDRAPDETLVREKVMRS, from the exons ATGGATTGGGGTGGAAGCGAGGAAAGCACTCGACTAGAGGTTGTCAATATCTATAGACCAGctaga GTAGTAGCTGTAGTATGCTGCTTTATTGTCACCCTCATGATGATAGTGTCAATATGCCCAAATGATTGGGTGCATACACGGGAAACTGCCTCATCTGCAAACGTTCAAAGAGAAGGCTTGTTCAGAATCTGTTCATTTTGGTATAATGGAGAACGTACAGAAAAGATTGATTGTATCAACCAGGACAAAT CGTACATGAAAGGTGTGGCAGCCTTGATTATTATTGGTTGGATACTCATGCTTGCTGCAGCATCCCTTCTTCTTTATGCAATGCTGTCCCACTTGGATGAGCTGAAGTTGATTCTGTATAAGGTGGCTTTAATGCTGGCAGCCATCACAG GTGTGCTGTTGCTCATTGCCCTCATCACATTTCCTGTGATGGTGAGCCAAGCTCTGCAAAACACGGTGACACAGTCAGACTGGAGTGTTGGCTGGGCATATATGCTAGGCTGGGCTTCCTTGCTCGTTATAGCCTTAGTAGTAATCCTACTTTCCTTCGACAGAGCACCTGATGAGACATTGGTCCGAGAAAAGGTTATGCGGTCTTAG
- the LOC137403792 gene encoding tripartite motif-containing protein 2-like → MSSQTSALVETVSINYEDFNESFLTCSTCLSLYDGAEHPPKLLPCSHTVCFSCLEIIASNNTVDVNSIRCPICRESITLPQGGVSAFPPSFLVNQLLDLMARQRREIVPKCATHMSQELLFCETCDTIFCIMCEGSVHGGTHTVIPFSIAIKRMSEILIYKAQRCVQNLNSAQENVTTELNRLECNSSEAIQAVNDSFDALQAHIRERQQAILSSIDNICTQKKKAFKEQQQLIEAEKVKVERDCDGLESEMEVRHITKKIADLNERLDATSMLAEPRENAFMKYVWEEQMHRLSPSIASFGKVKTSTTFPALCKCEIESATTFIESTALVTTIDCNGRQRRDGGDPIDVSFTDSDGENCDYKLEDMQDGTYAISYMPRVLGPHQLNVTIFDRPIRGSPFEIQVSPHINPVSKVGGKGNGYLDFSQPTSVVIDSNGNLYILDTGNNRIKCLASDGSYVGHITTDGLEKHGCTGIAMTPSGTIMAVNWRTKLITELDVEGKVVKQFTSPELQQPMCIAVNSKSDVIIADNTAECVFIFDNAGRLKRKIEETETESGVACRFKYIAGVTVAPNDDIIVADNHIIAFNSDGTFKRRVTQAPTKGKSGSFYSGITIDVHGNILATKTERGRCCVEVHRIEDHILFYIDSSLDRLKRPSGLVTTNDYRLYVCDLGNDSVKKYKYR, encoded by the exons ATGAGCAGTCAGACGTCAGCCCTTGTAGAGACTGTCAGTATAAACTACGAAGATTTCAATGAAAGCTTTCTAACCTGCAGCACTTGTCTAAGTTTATACGATGGAGCCGAGCACCCTCCCAAACTATTGCCATGTTCTCACACG GTGTGCTTCAGCTGTCTGGAGATCATTGCTAGTAACAACACAGTGGATGTGAACTCAATCAGGTGCCCGATATGCAGGGAGTCGATCACCCTCCCACAAG ggGGCGTGTCAGCATTTCCACCCAGTTTCCTCGTGAATCAGCTTTTGGATTTAATGGCTAGGCAGAGACGAGAAATTGTACCAAAGTGTGCGACACACATGAGTCAAGAATTGCTTTTCTGTGAAACATGTGACACTATATTCTGTATAATGTGTGAAG GTTCTGTGCACGGAGGCACTCACACTGTCATACCTTTCTCTATAGCAATCAAAAGAATGTCAGAAATTCTCATCTATAAGGCACAGAGATGCGTTCAGAATCTCAACTCGGCGCAAG AGAATGTAACAACCGAACTAAACCGATTGGAGTGCAATTCGTCGGAAGCCATTCAGGCTGTGAATGACTCATTTGATGCTCTCCAAGCTCACATCAGGGAAAGACAACAAGCGATATTGTCCAGTATCGACAACATCTGCACACAAAAAAAGAAAGCATTCAAGGAGCAACAACAGTTGATCGAGGCCGAAAAGGTGAAGGTCGAGCGTGACTGTGATG GCTTGGAATCAGAAATGGAAGTGCGGCATATCACGAAGAAGATCGCTGACCTAAATGAGAGGCTGGACGCAACGTCAATGCTGGCTGAACCTAGAGAAAACGCGTTCATGAAGTACGTCTGGGAGGAGCAGATGCATCGACTGTCTCCTTCCATTGCATCATTTGGAAAG GTGAAGACTAGCACTACATTTCCTGCTCTGTGTAAATGTGAGATTGAATCAGCCACGACATTTATCGAATCAACCGCTCTTGTCACAACTATTGACTGCAATGGCCGACAGAGGAGGGATGGAGGAGATCCTATAGATGTCTCCTTCACTGACTCTGATGGAGAGAATTGTGATTATAAACTGGAGGACATGCAAGATG GGACCTATGCAATATCCTATATGCCACGCGTTCTTGGACCACATCAGTTGAACGTCACTATATTTGACCGGCCAATCAGGGGCAGCCCTTTCGAGATTCAG GTATCTCCTCACATCAACCCAGTGTCCAAGGTTGGTGGAAAAGGAAATGGCTATTTGGACTTCAGTCAACCTACGAGTGTTGTCATTGACAGCAACGGCAATCTCTACATACTAGACACTGGCAACAACCGTATTAAATGTCTCGCATCCGATGGCTCCTATGTTGGCCACATAACAACAGATGGCCTGGAGAAACATGGCTGCACAG GTATTGCTATGACACCGTCTGGCACTATTATGGCTGTAAACTGGAGAACCAAGTTGATCACTGAGCTCGATGTTGAGGGAAAAGTTGTCAAACAGTTTACATCACCAGAGCTACAACAACCGATGTGCATAGCTGTCAACTCCAAGTCAGATGTCATCATAGCGGATAACACTGCGGAGTGTGTCTTTATTTTTGACAACGCCGGCAG GTTAAAAAGGAAAATAGAAGAGACAGAAACTGAAAGCGGTGTGGCATGCAGATTCAAGTATATCGCAGGCGTGACAGTTGCACCGAATGATGACATAATCGTAGCGGACAATCATATCATAGCATTCAATTCTGATGGGACATTCAAG AGGAGAGTCACACAAGCGCCAACCAAGGGAAAGAGTGGCTCATTCTACTCGGGCATTACTATTGATGTTCACGGCAACATACTGGCTACTAAAACGGAGCGGGGGCGTTGCTGCGTGGAAGTGCATAGAATAGAGGACCACATACTATTCTACATCGACTCTTCTCTGGATAGACTAAAGCGACCATCAGGTCTCGTGACAACCAATGACTATCGGCTCTATGTATGTGACCTTGGCAATGACTCGGTCAAAAAATACAAGTATCGATAG